The Arenicella xantha genome window below encodes:
- the ggt gene encoding gamma-glutamyltransferase: MRKVFLSAICVLLTIATSSAADRVTGETFALRSPVLASKAMAATSQPLATQLALDVMRRGGNAIDAAIAANALLGLVEPTGNGIGGDIFAIVWDAKTKQLVGLNGSGRSPKSLTRQWFVDNGYQSIPSHGPLPVTVPGAVDGWFMLHSRFGSLPMSELLAPTIAYAQEGFPVSQLIAYYWQRSVPKLAKWPGFTAQFTLDGQAPSQGQIWRNPNLAKTLKIIADKGRDGFYQGEVANTIANYMQANGGFLSAEDLADHQGNWLDPVSTNYRGYDVWELPPNGQGIAALQILNIMELHDVSKMRPDSAEYVHLFTEAKKLAFEDRAKYYADPEFNQIPVKQLISKSYAKQRASLIDPNQASKELSAGNILEDGDTIYLTTADSEGNMVSLIQSNYRGMGSGMTPPGLGFILQDRGEMFSLDDKHFNRFEGGKRPFHTIIPAFVTKDGKPWMSFGLMGGGMQPQGHAQVIINMVDFGMDIQAAGDAPRIQHTGSSEPTGEKMTDGGILNLETGFPYETIRTLMRKGHVIQFANGPYGGYQAIHRADNGVYWGATETRKDGHAAGF, encoded by the coding sequence ATGAGAAAAGTCTTTTTATCCGCAATTTGCGTACTATTAACGATTGCTACGAGTTCAGCCGCTGATCGAGTCACTGGAGAGACATTCGCACTACGTTCTCCGGTATTGGCAAGTAAAGCAATGGCGGCTACCTCGCAACCATTAGCGACCCAGCTTGCACTTGATGTAATGCGTCGTGGCGGTAACGCCATTGACGCGGCGATTGCTGCGAATGCGCTATTGGGGCTTGTTGAACCGACAGGCAATGGCATCGGTGGCGACATCTTCGCTATTGTGTGGGATGCAAAGACCAAGCAGTTAGTTGGGCTGAATGGTTCGGGGCGCTCGCCTAAATCGTTGACTAGGCAGTGGTTCGTTGATAATGGCTACCAGAGCATACCTTCGCATGGGCCGCTGCCGGTGACCGTGCCGGGTGCTGTCGATGGCTGGTTTATGTTGCATTCGCGCTTTGGTTCGCTACCGATGAGTGAGTTATTAGCCCCGACTATTGCTTATGCCCAAGAGGGCTTTCCTGTGTCGCAATTAATTGCGTATTACTGGCAGCGATCCGTTCCGAAGCTGGCAAAGTGGCCGGGTTTCACCGCGCAATTTACCTTGGACGGCCAAGCTCCGTCACAAGGGCAAATATGGCGTAACCCAAATTTGGCGAAGACCTTGAAAATTATTGCGGATAAAGGTCGAGACGGTTTTTATCAAGGCGAGGTGGCCAATACGATCGCCAACTATATGCAGGCCAATGGTGGTTTTCTATCGGCTGAAGATTTGGCCGATCACCAAGGTAATTGGTTAGATCCAGTAAGCACCAATTATCGTGGTTATGATGTTTGGGAACTGCCACCGAATGGCCAGGGCATAGCCGCACTGCAAATTCTCAATATTATGGAGCTGCATGATGTGTCAAAGATGCGTCCAGACTCGGCAGAATACGTCCATCTATTTACCGAGGCGAAAAAATTAGCTTTCGAAGATCGAGCTAAATATTACGCTGACCCAGAGTTCAACCAGATTCCAGTTAAGCAGTTGATCTCTAAATCTTACGCTAAACAACGCGCAAGCCTGATCGATCCCAATCAAGCGAGTAAGGAACTGAGTGCTGGCAATATTCTCGAAGACGGCGATACCATTTATTTAACTACGGCCGACTCTGAAGGCAATATGGTGTCGTTAATTCAGAGTAATTATCGTGGAATGGGTTCCGGTATGACGCCGCCAGGACTGGGGTTTATTTTGCAGGATCGTGGCGAAATGTTCTCGCTGGACGATAAGCACTTCAATCGATTCGAAGGCGGTAAAAGACCTTTTCATACAATCATTCCCGCTTTTGTCACTAAAGATGGCAAACCCTGGATGAGCTTTGGGTTGATGGGCGGCGGAATGCAGCCACAGGGGCATGCGCAGGTGATCATTAATATGGTCGATTTTGGCATGGATATTCAAGCGGCGGGCGATGCGCCGCGGATACAGCATACAGGCTCTTCTGAACCGACTGGCGAGAAAATGACCGACGGCGGCATATTGAACCTAGAAACGGGTTTTCCATATGAAACGATCCGAACGTTGATGCGCAAGGGGCATGTAATTCAATTTGCTAATGGGCCTTACGGTGGGTATCAAGCCATTCACCGCGCAGACAATGGCGTTTATTGGGGCGCGACAGAAACCCGTAAAGACGGTCATGCCGCTGGTTTTTGA
- a CDS encoding glutathione S-transferase family protein, translating into MITLHHLRIGRSLFTAWLLEEVGAEYQLEVYHRDPATMRAPAALREIHPLGKSPVIEDEDLTLTESNVITAYMLEKFDQQHALHPDRSDLTRWAQYQQWLAYPEGSVFAPLLLKMLTLRSGVEHPVISPFSDIEIKLHFDHIAQQLGDNDYILGDQFSGADFGICYVVSMAQRLGQLKPYPTLQAYLQRCMNRPAFVRAVERAVE; encoded by the coding sequence ATGATTACTCTTCATCATCTACGCATTGGGCGTTCATTGTTTACGGCTTGGTTATTAGAGGAAGTTGGCGCTGAGTACCAGTTAGAAGTTTATCACCGTGACCCTGCAACCATGCGAGCCCCGGCTGCGCTGCGTGAGATACATCCGTTAGGTAAGAGCCCTGTCATTGAAGATGAAGATTTGACACTCACTGAGTCGAACGTGATTACGGCGTATATGTTGGAGAAGTTTGACCAACAGCACGCCTTGCATCCTGATCGCAGTGATCTCACGCGATGGGCTCAATATCAGCAGTGGTTGGCCTATCCAGAGGGTTCAGTATTTGCGCCGCTGTTGCTCAAGATGTTGACGCTACGAAGTGGTGTTGAACATCCGGTTATCTCGCCATTTAGTGACATTGAGATCAAGCTGCATTTTGACCACATAGCGCAACAGTTAGGTGATAATGATTACATTTTAGGCGATCAATTCAGTGGCGCTGATTTTGGCATTTGCTACGTGGTGTCGATGGCCCAGCGTCTTGGTCAGCTTAAGCCGTATCCGACCCTACAAGCCTATTTACAGCGGTGTATGAATCGTCCTGCTTTTGTGCGAGCGGTTGAACGCGCAGTTGAATAG
- a CDS encoding START domain-containing protein: MKILVLMSANCLRLLLLLSCVHLCWLFSPYVAAQTDYVNYDWQLKRDRHDIRIYLSKVPDSKFRAVRAEMQVDASVESLVALITDLPNCKKWVVMCQKAELVEQLSSTESIVYTHNDVPFPVRDRDVYSHVVWSHDEATGVVKMRSEAIDASKYPVRRGRVRIVYAVSEWHFKPLANGQVAIESFAHVDPNGAVPAWLINFLIVDAPYKTLKQMRARVQQPQYQNAEVALFQ, encoded by the coding sequence ATGAAGATACTGGTATTGATGTCAGCGAATTGTTTACGTCTTCTGTTGCTCCTGTCATGCGTGCATCTGTGCTGGCTGTTCTCCCCTTATGTTGCCGCGCAAACGGACTACGTCAATTATGACTGGCAGTTGAAACGCGACCGCCACGACATTCGAATTTATTTAAGTAAAGTGCCTGACTCAAAGTTCCGTGCGGTTCGTGCGGAAATGCAAGTTGATGCATCTGTCGAGAGCCTAGTTGCCCTGATTACGGATTTGCCAAATTGTAAAAAATGGGTAGTGATGTGTCAAAAAGCCGAGCTTGTTGAGCAGCTTTCGTCGACCGAAAGTATTGTGTATACCCATAATGATGTGCCATTTCCGGTTCGAGATCGAGACGTGTATTCGCATGTGGTTTGGTCGCACGATGAAGCGACTGGCGTAGTGAAGATGCGCAGTGAAGCCATTGATGCGTCCAAGTACCCGGTTCGTCGAGGACGTGTGCGTATTGTCTATGCGGTATCGGAGTGGCATTTTAAGCCGTTGGCTAACGGCCAAGTGGCGATTGAAAGCTTTGCTCATGTCGATCCAAATGGTGCGGTCCCAGCGTGGTTGATCAATTTCTTAATTGTCGATGCGCCGTATAAAACGCTTAAGCAGATGCGGGCAAGAGTGCAGCAACCGCAATACCAGAATGCCGAAGTCGCGTTGTTCCAATAA
- a CDS encoding HD domain-containing protein: MQTKFHKMSDSTAEDWQLIMGEQLKFFTALPDRLLTHLELLSGDYGGFPVDRLQHSLQTAELAAEAGEDEQYVVCALLHDIGDTLGSANHADVAAAILEPFVSDANHWMIKHHAVVQGYNFFHYIGMDRNLRDSLRDHPYYPQTERFVNEYDDLAFDARKPTLSLTEFEPMVRRVFAKPLKSLYKSAL, from the coding sequence ATGCAAACCAAATTTCATAAAATGTCCGACAGCACGGCCGAAGATTGGCAGCTCATTATGGGCGAACAACTAAAATTTTTCACAGCACTGCCTGACCGATTGCTAACGCACCTTGAACTACTTAGCGGAGACTACGGTGGCTTCCCAGTTGATCGTCTACAACATAGTTTGCAAACCGCCGAGTTAGCGGCCGAAGCTGGAGAAGATGAACAATATGTAGTCTGCGCACTGTTACATGACATCGGTGACACTCTCGGCAGCGCCAATCACGCGGATGTAGCGGCTGCAATTCTGGAGCCATTTGTATCAGACGCAAACCATTGGATGATTAAGCATCACGCTGTTGTTCAGGGCTATAATTTCTTTCATTACATTGGCATGGATCGTAATTTACGTGACTCACTACGTGACCATCCTTATTACCCGCAAACTGAACGATTCGTAAATGAGTATGACGACTTGGCGTTTGATGCACGCAAACCAACACTATCGTTGACCGAATTCGAACCAATGGTACGTCGAGTATTCGCAAAACCACTTAAGAGTCTTTACAAATCGGCTCTTTAA
- the trhA gene encoding PAQR family membrane homeostasis protein TrhA, which translates to MYKGERFNSISHLVGAALALVGASVLITLAAVDGNALKIVSYSIYSATLFILYLTSTLYHSFQGRVKDIFQKFDHHAIYLLIAGTYTPFALIAVQGAVGWWLFGVVWGLAAIGMIIENLPIPGPRILPIIIYIAMGWACVFTMESMIAGMSELGFYFLLTGGIIYTAGVIFYVLDHWYPWCHGIWHLFVIGGSVCHYFAIFLL; encoded by the coding sequence ATGTACAAAGGCGAGCGTTTTAACAGTATCAGCCATTTAGTCGGCGCGGCTTTGGCATTAGTCGGAGCATCAGTATTAATTACACTGGCGGCCGTCGACGGTAATGCACTCAAGATTGTTAGCTACAGCATTTACAGTGCCACGCTTTTTATCTTGTATCTAACCTCAACCCTGTATCACAGCTTTCAAGGGCGGGTAAAAGACATTTTTCAAAAGTTTGACCACCACGCGATTTATCTACTGATCGCCGGAACCTATACACCGTTCGCCTTGATCGCGGTACAAGGCGCGGTCGGTTGGTGGTTATTTGGTGTTGTCTGGGGCTTAGCGGCCATCGGCATGATTATCGAAAATTTACCCATCCCTGGGCCAAGAATTCTGCCGATCATAATCTATATAGCAATGGGCTGGGCTTGCGTATTCACCATGGAGTCGATGATCGCCGGCATGTCGGAGTTGGGATTTTACTTTCTACTTACCGGCGGAATTATTTATACCGCCGGCGTCATTTTCTACGTACTAGATCACTGGTACCCATGGTGCCATGGCATTTGGCACCTGTTTGTGATCGGCGGCAGCGTTTGCCACTACTTCGCGATTTTCCTGTTGTGA
- a CDS encoding N-acyl-D-amino-acid deacylase family protein, which translates to MFDLKIMNGLVYDGQGGEPVTTNLGVNGGIITEIGACTAPAKHTLDASGSIVTPGFVDVHTHYDGQVSWDEELQPSVNHGVTTVVLGNCGVGFAPCRKQDREQLIKLMEGVEDIPGTALHEGIQWDWESFPEYMDAIEKLPHTIDFAVMVPHDPLRVYVMGERAMFDEMANPDDIAAMQSAVRSALEAGAVGFSTGRSDSHKTADGDWTPASEAGQDELVGIAKAFNGMQHGVLQAVNDFDMVRPQDNFEKEFELMAAYFRAGGRPGSMSLMQRDFAPDDWRKIIAGAEQLNAEGLDIKLQVAPRAIGVFNGLNCTFHPLMGHPSYIGIRDKSLAERVAIMRDPEFKAQLLSEAPVALAGKGSSVPPLVDMMIAQFPQLAEKIFKLDHQGIVDYEQDSDTSIAGMARRDGVSVWEKAYDLMLEDDGQTLLYFPVFNYTEMNYDNVYTMLTHPAALPGLSDGGAHVGTICDASFPTYLLTYWARDRARKNRSCIELSRAIQMLTADGADYLGMTDRGRLTEGMKADINVIDFDHLSLGVPKMVQDLPAGGQRLLQPVSGYKAVFVSGEQVIANDEILPARPGKLVRMAS; encoded by the coding sequence ATGTTTGATCTCAAAATCATGAATGGGCTGGTGTACGATGGGCAAGGTGGTGAGCCAGTGACAACCAATCTGGGCGTTAACGGTGGCATTATCACTGAGATTGGTGCTTGCACAGCGCCAGCTAAACACACATTAGATGCGAGTGGTTCGATTGTTACGCCAGGGTTTGTTGATGTGCATACCCATTATGATGGCCAGGTCTCTTGGGATGAAGAGCTGCAACCATCGGTGAACCACGGCGTTACTACGGTGGTACTCGGGAATTGTGGGGTCGGGTTTGCACCATGCAGAAAACAAGACCGTGAACAGCTTATTAAACTCATGGAAGGTGTGGAGGATATTCCTGGCACCGCATTACACGAGGGCATTCAGTGGGACTGGGAGAGCTTTCCAGAGTACATGGATGCGATCGAGAAGTTACCGCATACCATTGATTTCGCGGTAATGGTTCCGCATGACCCATTGCGAGTTTACGTTATGGGCGAACGTGCGATGTTTGATGAGATGGCTAACCCAGACGATATCGCAGCAATGCAATCGGCGGTTCGTTCGGCACTCGAAGCTGGCGCGGTAGGTTTTTCCACCGGCCGCAGTGACTCTCACAAGACCGCAGATGGTGATTGGACTCCCGCGAGCGAGGCCGGACAAGACGAGCTAGTGGGTATTGCTAAGGCATTCAATGGTATGCAACATGGCGTGCTACAAGCAGTGAATGATTTTGACATGGTTCGACCGCAGGATAATTTTGAAAAAGAATTTGAGCTGATGGCGGCTTACTTTCGCGCAGGCGGTCGACCGGGTTCAATGTCGCTGATGCAGAGAGATTTCGCTCCAGATGATTGGCGTAAAATTATTGCCGGTGCGGAGCAACTTAATGCCGAAGGCTTGGATATCAAACTGCAAGTGGCGCCGCGTGCGATTGGCGTATTCAATGGTTTGAACTGTACCTTTCATCCGTTGATGGGGCACCCGAGTTATATCGGTATTCGTGATAAGTCATTGGCTGAGCGTGTGGCGATAATGCGTGACCCAGAGTTCAAGGCGCAGCTGTTATCCGAAGCGCCGGTGGCTCTTGCGGGCAAGGGGTCGTCGGTTCCGCCATTGGTGGACATGATGATTGCGCAGTTTCCACAGTTGGCAGAAAAAATATTTAAATTGGATCATCAAGGGATTGTTGACTATGAGCAAGACAGTGATACGTCCATAGCTGGTATGGCTCGACGTGATGGCGTATCGGTTTGGGAGAAAGCTTACGATTTAATGCTTGAGGATGACGGCCAAACACTGCTGTATTTTCCGGTGTTTAATTACACAGAGATGAATTACGACAATGTGTATACCATGTTAACGCATCCTGCTGCGTTGCCTGGCTTATCCGACGGTGGCGCGCATGTTGGAACTATTTGTGACGCCAGCTTCCCAACTTACTTACTGACGTATTGGGCACGCGACCGAGCTAGAAAGAATCGTTCTTGCATTGAGTTGTCGCGGGCTATCCAAATGTTGACCGCCGATGGTGCTGATTACCTTGGAATGACCGATCGCGGTAGGTTGACTGAAGGTATGAAGGCTGACATCAATGTAATCGACTTTGATCATCTGTCGCTTGGTGTGCCGAAAATGGTCCAAGACTTACCCGCTGGAGGACAACGGCTATTACAACCGGTCAGCGGATACAAGGCGGTCTTTGTGAGTGGCGAACAAGTGATTGCCAACGATGAGATTTTGCCCGCGCGACCAGGGAAGTTAGTGCGAATGGCAAGCTAA
- a CDS encoding bile acid:sodium symporter family protein, with protein MNSAIDSFTLELGRASEIGLAISLILMMLGVALGLRPAHFGFFRTAPKVFLAGLVGQLLGLPLLTLGLCFWFQPMPSVALGMILIACCPGGNVSNLLVLLSRGDIALSVSLTAASSLSAAFITPIMIVFWSGLYPPTASLLDSLSFDAVAFLIQTAALLALPLIVGMIIAGVWPKLANRLRGPLVTLGGTGLLGIIILGSVQYLDEFWAIGGALIGIVAVHNAAAFLLGNIVARLAQADTAARRAITFEVGIQNSGLGIVILLTQLGGLGGAAAVAGLWGTWHLIAGLALVLFFRTADRVS; from the coding sequence ACGCTTGAACTTGGGCGCGCGTCTGAGATCGGGCTCGCGATATCGCTGATACTGATGATGCTGGGCGTTGCGCTTGGGTTGAGGCCAGCGCATTTCGGTTTTTTTCGCACCGCGCCTAAAGTCTTTCTCGCTGGATTGGTCGGGCAGTTACTCGGTTTGCCTTTACTCACACTGGGGTTGTGTTTTTGGTTTCAGCCGATGCCTTCAGTGGCGCTGGGTATGATTCTGATTGCCTGCTGCCCCGGTGGCAATGTTTCGAATTTATTGGTGCTTCTGTCTCGCGGTGATATTGCTTTGTCGGTTTCACTCACCGCTGCCTCGAGTCTTAGCGCGGCGTTTATCACTCCGATTATGATTGTGTTTTGGAGTGGTCTATATCCTCCAACCGCGTCGCTGCTCGATAGTTTGAGTTTCGATGCAGTCGCTTTTTTGATTCAGACCGCTGCGCTGCTGGCATTGCCTTTAATTGTTGGCATGATCATCGCCGGCGTGTGGCCTAAATTGGCGAATCGCTTACGTGGTCCACTAGTGACTCTAGGTGGAACCGGTTTGCTGGGGATAATAATCTTAGGGTCAGTGCAATACCTTGATGAATTTTGGGCAATTGGCGGCGCGTTAATTGGTATCGTGGCAGTGCACAATGCTGCTGCATTTCTACTCGGCAATATTGTTGCTCGCTTAGCACAAGCCGACACGGCGGCCAGACGCGCGATTACGTTTGAGGTCGGCATACAAAACAGTGGTCTAGGGATTGTGATTTTGCTAACCCAACTTGGTGGACTTGGTGGCGCCGCCGCGGTGGCGGGTTTATGGGGGACTTGGCACTTAATCGCTGGATTGGCTTTGGTGCTTTTTTTTCGCACCGCCGATCGTGTATCCTAG